The sequence below is a genomic window from Sorangiineae bacterium MSr12523.
GAGGTGCAGCAGCCCCCATCGGTGCTCGGCATAGAAGAAGAGCGGGCGGGTGCGCTCCGCGGCAGGCGCCTCGTCGAATACCAAGTGCAAGAGGTTCCAGCCGTCGGTCGCGGGATCGGGCTCTGCATTGGCCAGGGCCAGAATCGTGGGGGCCAGATCGGTCAGGGAGACCGGAACGTCCACCGTGCGAACGCGGGCGCCGGGGATTCTGGCCAGAAGGACCACCCGCGTGTCGAGCTCCGAAAGCGATTGCCCGTGGCCGAGAAACCCGTGCTCGCCGAAAAGCTCGCCGTGGTCCGAGTAGAAGATGATCGCCGTGCGCTGGCGGTCGTCCCGCTCCTCGAGGTTCGACAAGAGCCGCCCGATCTCGTCATCGCAATACGCGAGGGCGCTATCGTACCGGTCGACATCGCCTTTGCCGAAGTTCCACGATGCGTGCGCGATGTACGGGTCGTGTGTGCATTGATAATGCAAAAAGAGAAAGTACGGCGCGCTTGCCGGAGTGGACTCCAAATAGGAAATCGCGGCGTTGGTCGTCAACGTCGCGTCCTCCGCGTGAAGATCGTCGCCCTCATCGACCGGCCACGGCGTGCGCCAGATTCGAAACCCACGCCCCATGCCATGAAAATGCGACATGACGTGCGAAATGGTCCACCCCGCGCGATCGTACCCCAGTGGTTCGAGCCGCTCGGCGAGGGTTATCGCGGATGGCAGTAACGTGATATCGACGGCACCCCTCTGGTGCGGAATCCGGTCGGCAGCCCGGCCCGTGAAAAGCGACGCCATGGCAAAGCGCGTGGCCGGCGAGGGCGTGTACGCGTGGCGAAACCAGGTTGCGGACTCGCGAAATCGGTCGATGTTCGGCGACGTCGGACGCGCATAGCCGTCCAGCCCGAGATGGTCAGGACGAAGCGCATCGAGGTGCACGAGCACGATACTCTTGGGGGCCGATGCAACGGGAGCAGGCGCCGTGGGCCCGGTGGACGCGCTTCCCAGCGCGGTGGCATCGTCGCCCGAGCAATTCTCGTCCACGCCATTGCCAGGCACGTCGATCGCGCCGGGATGGATCTGCGGATCGTGGTCATTGCAATCTCCGCCCAAAAGACCTGAATATCCGTCTCCATCGTGGTCGGTCGCAGCGCGAAAAAGCGCAATGACCAGGGACACGTAGGGGGCGCGATAAAGGACGGTGAGTTGCGTGGGGCTCGGCAAGGTCAGAAGCACGAGCGACACGAACGGCCCAATCGCGCCGGCCAGCACCAGCGATGCGATGGCCCGGCGTCGTCCGAAGCGCCGTCCCAATGCGCCGCGAACGCTGGGCAGGTGCCCGACGAAGAACGCGAGGGTCACCGCGCCGAGCAGGACGGCGTACTGCGATGGAACGAGGGCGCAGATGCCCACGATGGCGAGGCTGGCGACGCCCGCGAGTTCGAGGCTGGCGGCGCACGCATTCCACACGAGCCGTTGCCGCGCGTTCGCGCTCGAGCGCCATCGCGAGAGCCAAGGGCCGATGCGTTGTGCGGCGAAGGCCACCGCCAAGGTGCCGGCGAGCACCAGGCCGAGCGCACTCAGCACGATCAGAGACGCCGCGATGGGGGCGCCGTGCGTTGCGATGAAGCCGCGACCCAGGATCGCCGCTCGAACCATGGTGAGCGCAAGAACGGCGGTTTCTCCAAGAACCGCGAGGCGCTGGGCGTCGACGTCTTCTCCGCCGAGCCCCTCACGCAAGCTGCGTGCGAGCCGTCGGACCTCGGGGCGCGACAAGAGCAGCCACGCGGCGAGCGACAGCGGAGCGACCATGGCCGCGGCACCGGCAGCGGCGCCGATCGCCGCGACGAAAACCGGAACGGCCGTTCGCGAAACGAAGAGCGCGCCCCGCGCGGCGGTGGCGCCCTCCACGAGGGCCGCGGCCGCCGTGGCGAGGAGAAAAGCGCTTCGTGCAACCTCGATGGGCCCCCCCGTGCGTGTCGTCTCGTGGGCCATTCGTCTCGTGTCGAACGTGACGTGCCGGTGAACAAAGTGACAACGCCTTTGCGTTTCTTTACGGTGTACACAACCCGGCGCCGGGGTGTGCCGATGATCGCGGCATGAACTTGATTCATTCTTATCGAGGGCTCCTTGGGGCTGCCCTCGTGTTGGCCCTGGTCTCGAGCGTCCAATGCGGTGGAGACGACAACGGCCACGCTTCACAGCCGGACACGAAACCGGACGCGGGCGAGCCCGATGCTCCCGCAACGCCGACGCTCACGTTGGCGGACAAAACCGTCGATCGCGCCGTGGTGAAGGTCCGGCCAAGGACCACGGGCGGGTGGGTCGCACTCGAAGAGCAGATGGGACATTGGAGAGAGGGCGAGATCGATCGAAACCGGAGGCGTGCCCTCGTATGGAAGGAATCGACGGCCGACAACGCGCATGAAATCGCCCGGTTCGTCCCCGAAGAAGGCTCTTTGGTCTCCGACTTCACGGTGCACCCGTCGGGCGCGGTCACGGCGGTCGTGACGGGGCGCAGCCTTTCGGACAATCGCCTCTATCGCTTCGACGACTCGGGGCACGTGACGGCAACGGTCGCGATCACCGATCCGGATCTGGCGACGGATCCCGCGCCTTACAGCACGCCGATGGGAATGAGCTCTCCGGGCGAACTTCGATGTCCCATGAGCCGCATTTCCGCGAGCATCGAAGCTGTGGGCGACGATGCCGTCGTCTCCTTCGAGACCGGGGCCCACGCCGTTGTCCTTCACCGGTACGATAGCGATGTTGCGGCCGGCTACGTCAAAGCGTGGCGCCGCCTCGTCGAGCCTGCGCTTTACATGCTGGCATTCGGCGGCACGCAAAACGTGTCGACGTTCGACACCGGCGATCATCTGACCGGCGCCCATCGGGCGACGCTTGCGGTCGGGCCCGACAGCATGGCCGTGGTGGTGGCCGACGCGGACGAATTCGCGCAGCGCGGCGAGGCACACAATGCTTTCTTCGGCGATGGCATCCCGGAGAGTTCTTACGGCTCCGTTCTCGTGACGCGCTACGCGTTCGACGGGACGCGGCTGGGAACGAGTGTCATCCCGGAATTCTTCGAAGCCATCGGCCGCGGCGCCGCCATTCGGGACCATGCTCTCTACGTGGTCGGAGCTGGCGGATATCCCAACAAGGACGGCTTCGGCCTCGACGGTCGCGTCGCCGCCCTCGACATGAACGATGG
It includes:
- a CDS encoding sulfatase-like hydrolase/transferase is translated as MAHETTRTGGPIEVARSAFLLATAAAALVEGATAARGALFVSRTAVPVFVAAIGAAAGAAAMVAPLSLAAWLLLSRPEVRRLARSLREGLGGEDVDAQRLAVLGETAVLALTMVRAAILGRGFIATHGAPIAASLIVLSALGLVLAGTLAVAFAAQRIGPWLSRWRSSANARQRLVWNACAASLELAGVASLAIVGICALVPSQYAVLLGAVTLAFFVGHLPSVRGALGRRFGRRRAIASLVLAGAIGPFVSLVLLTLPSPTQLTVLYRAPYVSLVIALFRAATDHDGDGYSGLLGGDCNDHDPQIHPGAIDVPGNGVDENCSGDDATALGSASTGPTAPAPVASAPKSIVLVHLDALRPDHLGLDGYARPTSPNIDRFRESATWFRHAYTPSPATRFAMASLFTGRAADRIPHQRGAVDITLLPSAITLAERLEPLGYDRAGWTISHVMSHFHGMGRGFRIWRTPWPVDEGDDLHAEDATLTTNAAISYLESTPASAPYFLFLHYQCTHDPYIAHASWNFGKGDVDRYDSALAYCDDEIGRLLSNLEERDDRQRTAIIFYSDHGELFGEHGFLGHGQSLSELDTRVVLLARIPGARVRTVDVPVSLTDLAPTILALANAEPDPATDGWNLLHLVFDEAPAAERTRPLFFYAEHRWGLLHLESRAVMQGAFKYLQTDSGLEQLYRLDVDPGERNDVARTSPETRLAMVRLLDAWQGRTRLNGD